In Methanoregula formicica SMSP, the DNA window CAGATCATATTGCTTCCTGCGTAACGCATCCATGAATCCTGCAAAATCAAAGCGGAACCACTTGAGATTTGGATAGATATCCCAGTACTCCGCAGGGAACGATCCGACTGCGATGACACGTTTCTTCCGGTCTTTTGGCAGTTTCATTCGCGGAGTGACTTCTTCCCTTGTTAACCGCTCCGGGTTGTAAAACTGTTTTGTTGTATCAATACAGGGACCATCGACCGGACCGGATGTTTTTGTCAGTACTCTTATTACATTCCTCGCGTGGATCCGGTTCCAGTGCCACATGGGATCGATTTTCGTAATTTCTGGTGAGTCCCAGCACCGGTCCCTGATCTCTGTCATGTGATTAGCAACATGACGCTTCCAGTCTGCCGAAAATTCATTCGCGACTATCTCGTTAATATTGCTGAACAGGTCGATATAAGCTGCAGCGCTTGCATGTATTCCATAGGTGATTTCCAAGGTAAATGCATCATATCCCTCCGGGAGCCATTGCTCGAACTGTTCCCTGCTTTTCGTGGCTTCAAGAGGGATGGAATAATGATTACAGTTATCAGACAGGTACCGGTGGACATCGTATTTCCCTTTGATAGCCTGCAGACATGCAACGCGTTTACCTTCGCTCTTCAACATTTTTTCAAGAAGGATGGCGGTTGTGGTTTTCCCCTGGTTCGGAATTGAGGCGATGACATAGAGATCGGCCATTCTATCACTCATTTCTTTAATATTATTTTAAGATAAATGGGGTATAAAATGACGATCATTTTAATATTCGTAGCAATTATTGCATAATAATATTAAAAAAAATCTCATCAACCTCCCTTCTTATGATTGTGCCACCATTAAAGCGAGAGATCAATTTCTAAGATTCAAACATGGAGTTTGGGTATTTGAACTTGAGAGAACGGACAATAAGCAATTTTTTACACTGATGAAGATCGTACTGCACGCCCCGGTGACACTTCCATTGGCGCAGGACCGCGGGATCCTATCAATGCATTGTTCCCGCACTTCCCTTCGGACAAATCAATTGCGAGACCGCTCTGACACTAAGTGTATCGCACAATCTTTCGGCTGTAATTACAGAAGTCTCATCCTGTCCTGCGATAGCACCCCTTACCAGATACGGAATCAAGTCATGATCATAAGCTGCCAGATATGTTGACAAAACGCAATTTGTGGCACTAAGGCCTATCATTACCACGGTATCGCATCCACGCTCTTTCAAGAGAAATGCCAGATTCGTTTTATTGAACGCATTCTGATAGGTTTTTACCACTTTCAGATCGGACTCACGTACTTCTACTTCGGGAAATAAGTCAAACTGTCTGTTCCCTGGAGTTATACCCTCTTTGCGATAATTATGATACGTGAAGATGACCGGAGCTCCGGCCTTCCTGAATACCTTGATGGTCGCGCACATCGTGGACAACTTTTCTTCAACGGATCTTTTTAATCCCGGGGACATCTCCAACCATCCATTTTGCAGATCAATGGCGATTAATGCGGCGTTCATCCTGTTCCCCCTTTAACATACTACAGCATGGCTGGTTTAGCGAGTAATACGGTATCCATAAACTCCCGGATGACAGCGAAATCATGGATTGTCATGAAAATATTCAGATTCATAATCTCGGATAAAAGGCATCCCTGGCATCATATTCTCTCAGGAATTCCATTTTATATTCGTTGAGAATGTCATTCGGTGAGATATCACGGAAAAGATCCGGATACAATGCCTTGGCGACGTAAACAAGTCCAGCTGCTGCCCGGGGACTTGCAACCATATCCCAATGCAGAACATAAACCCTGTTATCCTGAACCGCACGAACTTCGGACAGGCCCGGCCGGTTCATGATCTCTTCATGGACGGCAGTCAGATTCATGTCATATGTAACAATTTTTATAATGACATCCGGATTCTGATTAATTACCCATTCCGGACTTACTGTTGCTGATGACTGAGTGATATTTTCTGCAATATTTCTGGCATGAACGATTGTGAGTAAATCATTTACAAAGGTATCCGGTGTTGATAACGTATAATCATACCACGATTCAAAATAGACTCTGGGCCCGGGCTGATGGTTATCAGAAATATTTGCCAACCTGCTTTTCACAAGGGAGAGATATCTTTCTGAAAACTGTGCATATTTTTCTGCCCGTTCTTCATGACCGGTTATCCTGCTAAGTTTTCTGGTATCATTTGCAAGATCCTGGATATTATAGCAGTTGAGATAAAGAACTGTAATATTTGCTGCAACAACTTTATTGATGGACTGCGGGGGAGATCCCGGTTTACCGGCTGAAATCAACAGATCCGGATGAAGAGTAATAATTTTCTCCACATCTGGTGTCCAATAATTCCCGACACTTACCGCATTCGGGGCTTGATTCATAATAAAACTCTCATTTACAAACGATTGCGAAACGCCAATTATTTGATCGCCTGCTCCAATAGCAGCTAATATCTCTGCTGCCTGCTCATTGAAACAGATAATCCGTCGGGCAGGCTGCGACAGGGATATGGTGTTTCCATAGTAATCCGTAACTGAAATATTTGTGGAATTGGTAGTATCTGTCGTTGTAGATGCAACTGTTGGAGATAATGATGAACAACCCGTTATCAGGATAAATAGCAGTAACAAACTCCCGAGAGCACAGAGAAAAACCATCGGTAAATGCCATTTCTCTTTTTCAGTCATACGCTATTCTCCAGTACGGTCGGTTTCTGTGCTACAGTGATTGTGGGATACTGCAATACACCGGACAATGACGGATAAAATGCGGTTTCTGTATCGGAGTCCGGTAAAAACTCCTGAGCATATTCGTGAAGTATGGCTTCTGGATCAATATCGGCAAATCTGTCAGGGTAGATTGCCTTTGCAATATACAGGGCCCCGATAACTTCGCGAGGACCGGACAATATTGTACCTGAAACACAATAGATCCTCTGGTTTTTTACAGCGTTTATTCGGGAAAAGCCCTGCCTGTTTTGCAGGTTATTTCTGATAGTTGCCATATTATTCCCGCTGGACACCATCCGGATAATGATATCCGGGTTCTGATCGATCACCCATTCCGGACTTACGACAGCATTCTGCTGATAGATGGATCCGGCTACATTTCTGGCATGGACCAGATTCAGGATATAATCTCCGGAACTACCGTTGGTGATGGCCATGTAATCGACGATCTGTTCAGAATAAATTTTAGGACTATCAGCGGGACTGATATTCTTGACCCGATCTTTAATTAATGAGAGATATTTATCATTGAATGCATTCAGCCGATCCGCATCCACTTCATGTCCTGAAATCTTTCCAAGAAATATTGTTTCATTATGGAGATTTCGGATGTCATATACTGTTTGGTAGACCACGGTCATATTATTGTTGAGGATCTTGTCGAGATTTCTCGGTTTGATGGTAGAATCACTATATGCGATAAACAGATCCGGTTTGAGCGTGATGAGTCTTTCAATATTTGGGGTATATGTATCGCCATAATTCTGTGCATTCGGTGTTTTGTTAATGAGATAATTTTTTTGCGATATCGTAGTATTGGAGAGCCCGATGATCCGGTCTCCTGCCCCTATGCTTGCAAGGATCTCCGCAGATCCACTGTTCTGGCAGACAATTCGCTCTGCAGGATGTGTGAGATCCACCGTATAGCCCAGACTGTCGGTTACGGTTAAGGAGGTGTTTCCTCCTGCCCCCACAACGGTATCACCAGATTTTTCTGAATCCGTTATGCACCCGCATACTAGACAAATCAGGATTATACT includes these proteins:
- a CDS encoding ABC transporter substrate-binding protein, encoding MTEKEKWHLPMVFLCALGSLLLLFILITGCSSLSPTVASTTTDTTNSTNISVTDYYGNTISLSQPARRIICFNEQAAEILAAIGAGDQIIGVSQSFVNESFIMNQAPNAVSVGNYWTPDVEKIITLHPDLLISAGKPGSPPQSINKVVAANITVLYLNCYNIQDLANDTRKLSRITGHEERAEKYAQFSERYLSLVKSRLANISDNHQPGPRVYFESWYDYTLSTPDTFVNDLLTIVHARNIAENITQSSATVSPEWVINQNPDVIIKIVTYDMNLTAVHEEIMNRPGLSEVRAVQDNRVYVLHWDMVASPRAAAGLVYVAKALYPDLFRDISPNDILNEYKMEFLREYDARDAFYPRL
- a CDS encoding isochorismatase family cysteine hydrolase, with the translated sequence MNAALIAIDLQNGWLEMSPGLKRSVEEKLSTMCATIKVFRKAGAPVIFTYHNYRKEGITPGNRQFDLFPEVEVRESDLKVVKTYQNAFNKTNLAFLLKERGCDTVVMIGLSATNCVLSTYLAAYDHDLIPYLVRGAIAGQDETSVITAERLCDTLSVRAVSQLICPKGSAGTMH
- a CDS encoding ABC transporter substrate-binding protein — protein: MTSSYIPRGKCIFPHVIMMGSIILICLVCGCITDSEKSGDTVVGAGGNTSLTVTDSLGYTVDLTHPAERIVCQNSGSAEILASIGAGDRIIGLSNTTISQKNYLINKTPNAQNYGDTYTPNIERLITLKPDLFIAYSDSTIKPRNLDKILNNNMTVVYQTVYDIRNLHNETIFLGKISGHEVDADRLNAFNDKYLSLIKDRVKNISPADSPKIYSEQIVDYMAITNGSSGDYILNLVHARNVAGSIYQQNAVVSPEWVIDQNPDIIIRMVSSGNNMATIRNNLQNRQGFSRINAVKNQRIYCVSGTILSGPREVIGALYIAKAIYPDRFADIDPEAILHEYAQEFLPDSDTETAFYPSLSGVLQYPTITVAQKPTVLENSV